A genomic stretch from Hemicordylus capensis ecotype Gifberg chromosome 1, rHemCap1.1.pri, whole genome shotgun sequence includes:
- the RPRM gene encoding protein reprimo has product MNASLGNQTEVAGLFLANSSDSLERAIRSFTPRSVVTDDGFVVTAPDERSLYIMRVVQIAVMCVLSLTVVFGIFFLGCNLLIKSEGMINFLVKDRRPSKEVEAVVVGPY; this is encoded by the coding sequence ATGAACGCCTCGCTGGGGAATCAGACCGAGGTGGCGGGGCTCTTCCTGGCCAACAGCAGCGACTCGTTGGAGCGGGCGATCCGATCCTTCACGCCGAGGTCGGTGGTGACCGACGACGGCTTCGTGGTGACCGCCCCGGACGAGAGGAGCCTCTACATCATGCGGGTGGTGCAGATCGCCGTCATGTGCGTCCTCTCCCTCACCGTCGTCTTCGGCATCTTCTTCCTGGGCTGCAACCTGCTCATCAAGTCCGAGGGCATGATCAACTTTCTGGTGAAGGACAGGAGGCCGTCCAAAGaggtggaggcggtggtggtgggaccTTACTga